A genomic region of Spodoptera frugiperda isolate SF20-4 chromosome 31, AGI-APGP_CSIRO_Sfru_2.0, whole genome shotgun sequence contains the following coding sequences:
- the LOC118276290 gene encoding gustatory and odorant receptor 22, giving the protein MGVMPIMRVPKHAQTTKRTTFNWISKATLWAYLVWGLECIIVVKVGRERLANFQNSSNKRFDEVIYNIIFLSILIPHFLLPIASWRHGPQVAIFKNMWTHYQLKYLKITGTPIVFPNLYSLTWGLCVFSWGLSFAVILSQHYLQDDFELWHSFAYYHIIAMLDGFCSLWYINCNAFGTASRGLAMNLHKALGAEHPALKVAQYRHLWVDLSHMMQQLGRAYSNMYGIYCMVIFFTTTISLYGALSEILEHGLSYKEMGLFVIVGYCMTLLYIICNEAYHASRKVGLEFQVRLLNVNLGAIDRSTQREVEMFLVAISKNPPIMNLDGFTNINRELFTANVSFMSTYLIVLMQFKLTLLRQSARKTLKSIVKAVFNTSTTMLDDDFDEEGEE; this is encoded by the exons ATGGGAGTCATGCCGATTATGAGAGTGCCtaaac ATGCACAAACAACGAAGCGGACAACTTTCAACTGGATATCAAAGGCAACGCTATGGGCGTATCTAGTATGGGGCTTGGAATGCATCATTGTAGTTAAAG TCGGCAGAGAGCGCTTGGCGAATTTTCAAAACAGTTCCAATAAGCGATTTGACGAAGtcatctataatattatatttttgagcATTTTGATACCGCATTTTCTTCTGCCGATTGCCTCGTGGCGACATGGGCCTCAAGTCGCTATTTTCAAGAATATGTGGACGCATTACCAG ctaaaatatttaaagatcaCAGGCACGCCTATTGTGTTCCCCAACCTATATTCTCTTACCTGGGGTCTATGTGTTTTCTCCTGGGGTCTCAGTTTTGCTGTGATCTTGTCCCAACATTATCTGCAAGACGACTTCGAGTTATGGCATTCATTCGCTTACTATCACATAATCGCCATGTTAGATGGATTTTGTTCGTTGTG GTACATAAATTGCAACGCTTTCGGCACGGCGTCTCGCGGCTTGGCAATGAACCTCCATAAAGCCTTGGGAGCTGAACATCCGGCGCTGAAAGTGGCACAATACCGACATCTGTGGGTCGATCTCTCTCACATGATGCAACAGTTGG GTCGTGCCTACTCGAACATGTACGGTATCTACTGCATGGTGATCTTCTTCACAACTACTATTTCTCTCTACGGGGCACTATCAGAGATCTTGGAGCACGGTCTGAGTTACAAAGAGATGGGACTGTTTGTCATTGTGGGATACTGCATGACTCTTCTTTATATCATCTGCAATGAGGCCTATCATGCGTCTCGAAAA GTGGGACTAGAATTTCAAGTTCGTCTTCTGAATGTGAACCTCGGAGCAATAGACAGGAGCACACAGCGAGAAGTAGAGATGTTCCTAGTGGCTATCTCGAAGAACCCGCCCATCATGAACTTGGATGGCTTTACTAATATAAACAGGGAATTGTTTACAGCT AACGTCTCCTTCATGTCAACCTACCTGATCGTGCTCATGCAGTTCAAGCTCACTCTCCTTCGACAAAGTGCCAGGAAGACACTGAAGTCTATAGTGAAGGCAGTCTTCAATACTTCTACCACCATGCTAGATGATGATTTCGACGAGGAAGGTGAAGAATAA